The nucleotide window TATAAAAAGCATGGCAGAAGACATAAGAAAAATAAAATCCTGTCCAGAGTGTGGAAGCACAAACATTGCATACAAAGAGAATGAAAATCAGATAATATGCAAAGATTGTGGATTAATATACGAACCCTTGGCAGAAAAAACCAAAAAATGAAAAAATATATTGCTCTAATTTTAATCATAGCGTTGCTTATTTTAGTTGGATGTAAAAAATCAACCATTACACCAACAGGTACTGTAACACTTGATCCACTAGAAGAAGAAATTATAGAAGAAGTTGAACCAGAAGAAACAACTATAGAAGAAAATACAACAGAAACAGAACCAAAAGCAACAATACCAGAAGGAACACACATTGTTGCAATGCAAATGGCTGGAACAAGCATGGTTTTCTTCCCAAAACAACTAACAATTTCTGTAGGGGATACAATAAGATGGGAAAACAGATTAGATTATCTTAACAAAACAGCAGAACTAACTGTTTACTCTTATCAAAGTTTATTTAGAGGATCTAAATTAAAGTATGGTGAATATTTTGAACATACTTTCAGAGAAAAAGGAACATTTAGGTATAATGCATTACCATACATAAAAATATTTAAACCTGGAGAAATAATTGTTAGATAGAGGTGATATTAATGAAAAAATATAAAAAATCAACAAAGAAAAAAACATATAGAAAACCTATTATGAAACAACAAGACAAAAAAACAGTAGGATCTTCTTTAAAGTATATTACATTAATATTCTTATTAGCAGGATTCTTATTTGAAAACAGACCCCTGATGGGAGTAGGATTAATTGTTTTAGTAGTTTTCTTTATGATGGAAAAACACTAAAATTTATTTTTTTAATTTTGGTATTCCTTTGTAAGCAGCTAGGCCAACTAAGATCAATACCATCCAGAAAATCATAATATCTATTTTTCCTAAAACCATTAGAATCAGATTTAAAACAACAATTATAACAAAGAATATCGACAGAATCTTAATTGATTTCATTTATTTAAAAAAGAAAATAAAAAAATAAAAAGGTAAAGCTTATCGCTTTTTCTTCTTTTTAGCAGCCTTTTTCTTCTTAACAACTTTTTTCTTAACTGCCTTCTTTTTCTTTCTCTTTCCGCCTCTCACCATTTTTGCGCAAGAGATATCTCCTTGTTTATCAATGAAATACAAGAATCCAGATTCTTTTTTAACACCAACTTTTGCTACAACTTGGATTTTTGCTTTTCCTTTTTTCTTCCCTCTTGCCATTTTGGCTCTAGCTACGTTTCCTTTTTTATCAACAAAATATAGGTAGCCAGATTCTTTTTTAACACCAACCTTTTTTACTTTTTGTGCCATTTTTTAAACCTCTCTATTTTTTTAAGACAAAAATTGTCCTATGTCGTCTAAACATAAACTAGTATTTAAAGGTTTCTATTTTTTATCGTCGGAAAAATGATTACTTCTCTGTGACAAAAATCAAATAATAACAAAAACTCTGTCATTCTCCCTCACAACCATCTCAAGCTTTACACCAACAAATCCTTTTTTGATTCCATTTACCCTTTTATGATCTTTTTGCATTGACTTAATACTTTGCTCAACAACTCCTGTTTTATTCCCCTGAATCATTATATGATCTCCTATTTTTACACCATGAGATTCTATCTTAATTTCAGCTACCTTAACATTTTTATAAAAATTCTTCACAACCCCTACATAAATCTTCTTTTTTGTTGCTTTACTTCCATAAGTTTTAGACCATTCGTCTATTGGTTTGCCCATATAAAAACCAGAAGAAAAACCCCTATTGTAAACTGTCTTTAATTTTTCTAATAATTTTTTCTTATCTGCTTTAGGATTATCAATAGCCTCTCTATAAATATCTGTAACAACCTTAACATATTCTGGACTTCTGTTTCTGCCTTCTATCTTAAAACAACTAATCCCTGATTTAACTAGTTTGTCTAAAAAAGGCAAAGCGCACAAATCTTTTGGGCTTAAAACATAATCTTCTCCTATTTCTAATTCATGCTTCTCCTCAACATCCCTCAGAAAAAACTTTTCTTTTTTCTGATGGTGCTCAGAAATCTTTGATTTCTGACATTTGATTAAATATTTTCTTCTGCAGGGCTGTAGACACTCCCCCCTATTAGCAGATTTTCCAAATACCTCCTGGCTTAAAAAACACCTTCCAGAAACAGAAACGCACATTGCACCATGCACAAAAGTTTCAATTTTAACATTTATTTTTTCTTTTTTTAATTTCTTTATGATATTATTTATCTGCTCCAAAGATAACTCTCTTGCTAAAATAACCCTTTCAAAATTCTTAAACTTCTTTTTTAAAATTTTTATAGCTTCAAAATTAGAAATTGATGCTTGTGTTGAAATGTGAATTGGCAGATTTAATTTATTAGCATCACTAATAACAGAGAAATCCCAAGCGATTATTGCATCTATCTTTACTTTTTTAGCTTTTTTAAGAATTTCTTTAATCTTATTTAGTTCATCATCATAAACAATTGTGTTAATTGCTAAATAAGCTTTAACATTATTCTTATGACATATTTTAACAACCTTTTCTAACTCTTTTAGACTAAAATTCTTAGCACCAGCCCTCATATTCATTCCTTTAATCCCAAAATAAACAGCATCTGCTCTAGCTTGAATAGCTGCTTCTAAACTTACAAAATCCTGTATAGGGCTTAAGAGTTCAACCATTTTCTCACAAAACTTATCTCTTTTTCATACTCATCAATATCTTTTGCACCTATTTGCGATTCAAGAACAATAGGAAATTTTCCTTTCTTTATAATCTCTAATCCTTTTATATATTCTAATCTTAATGAATGAAGAGGTAAATGCAAATGATTAAAATAACTAGCACTAAGATGAGAATAAATAATATCTTTTCTAAATCTCTTAAAAAGATTATTTATTGTGCCTTCTTCAGAAGAATGGGAAGTATCTAAAACAAGTTTGAAGGATTCATTATCTTTTAAGATTTTAGCATAATCCTTTATTTTAAAACCATGATACTTTTCCATATTCTCTATACTATGTTGATAATCTTTTATATTAAACACTTTAAAATTAGTTATTTGTTGAGGGTGAATATTCAAATTAACAGCATCTATTTTATCATAAATATGATATAATTTATCTAGTATTTTTTTTGTTGCATTATTCTTTGAAAATAACATTTCCTTGCCACCTAAATCAAAAGGGGCATGAACCGTATTAAAATCAAGATCTTTTAGGATTTTTATCGAACTTTTTTTAATCTTGAACTTTAACAGATCTCTTGCATCTCCTACTAAAAATTCAAAACCATCTATATCTAATTTAGAAACTCGTTTTATTGATTTATTAAAATCCTCTTTGAGATAAGGATTATACAAAAGCCCTTTTGACATACAAACTTTTCTTCTCATTTTAAATCTAAAATATTAACAAAACCAAAATCACCTTCTAACCTAGGACATGCAGTGTTAATCCACGAATCAATAAAAGGAAAGTTTTCTAATTGACTAATATCAACATTATCTGTAATAAAGAAATAAAACTTTTTATCTTTGTACTTTTTCTCTAAAAATTCTAAGGTTTTCATAGAATATTTTTGTCCTATTTTAGTTGAAACCAAAACTCCAATATTTTCACTAGATAAAAACTTAATCATAGCGCCTTTTCTTCTTTTATTATAACTTTCAATCTTTTTCTTATCTAATTCACTAATCTTTCCATCAAAAGGATTCAAAATATAAACATCTTTTCCTAATAAACCCAAAGCAATTGGATGAAACTGACCAGTTCCAATATACAAAAAAGCATCAACATCATCTTTAATCTTTTTAGCAGAAGAAACATCACATCCTAAAATCTGGGATTTATATTTTTGCTTTCCTTTACCTAAAAAAACCTTTTTTCCTTTCAACTGTTTTTTAACATCATCTAACTGATCAAGAAACTGTACTGTTGTAGCTAAACCTATTTTCTGAGGAAGTTTACTTATATTCTTAATCTTTATCTTCCCTCTGTATCTCGCTTCAATAAATAATTGTCTCATGTTAAATTAAAAGAAAATCTGTTTTTAAAAATCTGTTGGTTTTTATAATAAATAAGCACAAAATATATAAACAAAACAACCCAAGTAATCAATATGGCAAAAAAAGAAGATATAACAACTTTAAGACATTCTACCTCGCATATTCTAGCTCATGCTGTAAAAAAACTATTTCCAAGAACAAAATTAGGAATAGGACCCGCTATAGAAGGTGGTTTTTATTATGATTTTGATGTTAAAAAATCATTCACTCCTGAAGATACAAAAAAAATAGAATATGAAATGAACAAACTCATAAGGCAAAATCTTGAATTCAAAAAACAAATAATAACCAAACAAAAAGCAAAAACATTATTCAAAGATGAACCATATAAACTAGAATTAATAGATGAACTAGAAGGTTCTAAAGTTACAATATATACTCAAGGAGATTTTACTGATTTATGCAAAGGTCCACACGTTGAAAATTCTAAAGTTTTAAAGGCATTTAAACTAACAAAAACATCAGGAGCCTATTGGAGAGGAGATTCTAAAAATAAAATGCTCCAAAGAGTCTATGGAATCGTTTTCCATGAAAAAGAAGAACTAAAAAAATACATTCAACAACTACAAGAAGCTGAAAAAAGAGATCATAGAAAAATTGGTCAAAAACTAGATCTTTTTTCAATGCATGATGAAGCACCAGGAATGCCTTTTTTCCATGATAAAGGAACTTTTATTTTCAATACATTAATTGATTTTATGAGAAACGAGATGAATAGAAAAGGCTATGAAGAAAACAGAACACCTATAATTCTGAATAAAGAATTATGGTTAAAATCAGGTCATTGGGATCACTATAAAGAAAATATGTATTTTACAAAAATAGATACAACAGATTATGCAGTAAAACCAATGAACTGCCCTGGCAATCTATTAATATACAAAACAAAAGTACATTCTTATAGAGATTTGCCACTAAAAGCAGGAGAATTTGGTTTAGTCCATAGACACGAATTAAGTGGTGTCTTGGCAGGCTTATTCAGGGTTAGAGCATTTACACAAGATGATGCACACGTATTTTGTGAGGAAAACCAATTAAAAGATTCTATAATTGAATTAATTGAACTATGTGATTATACATACAAAACATTTGGATTTACATATGAAGTTGAACTAAGCACAAGACCTGAAAAAGCAATGGGATCAAAAGAAATTTGGGATAAAGCTGAAAAATTCCTAAAACAAGCTTTGAATGCTAAAAAAATAAAATACAAGATTAATGAGGGAGAGGGAGCTTTTTATGGACCCAAAATTGATTTCCATCTAAAAGATTGCATTGGAAGAAAATGGCAGTGCGGAACAATTCAAGTTGATTTTTCCATGCCTGAAAAATTTGACTTAACATATGAAGGAAAAGACGGCAAATCTCATCACCCAGTTATGGTACACAGGGCTATCTATGGATCATTAGAAAGATTCTTAGGAATTCTAATAGAACACTATGGAGGAAATTTTCCATTATGGTTAAGTCCTATCCAAGTAAGAATATTAACTGTTGCAGATAGGTTCAATAGTTATGCTGATAAAGTTTCTAAAGAAATGAAAGATTCCGGATTAAGAGTAGAAGTTGATAAACGCGCTGAATCAATCTCAAAAAAAGTAAGAGAAGCTCAACTCTCTAAAATAAATTATATATTAGTAGTTGGGGAAAAAGAAGTAAAAGATAAAACAATAACAGTTAGAACAAGAGATAATGTTGTTCATGGTGCTCAAAAAGTTGACTCTTTTATTAAAAAATTATTAGAAGAAAATAATAAAAAAAGGTGATTTAAAATAGATATAAATCAAATTACAGCTTATGTAACAGATTACAAATACCTACAATCATTATTAATATTTGTCTTCTTTTTTATTATATCAAAATTAGTAGTATATATTTCAGAAAAACATATACTTAAAATAACTGCGAAAACAAAAACCGAAGTAGATGATCTAATAATCAAAAAAATAAATAAACCAATATCTTTCATACTGTTGTTTGTAGGTATTAGGTTGGCTTTAGTCCCTTTACCAGTAGCTGAAAAAGCATTAGGGCATATTAATCATGCTGTTTCATCTCTTGTGATAATTGCAGTAGGATACATAGTCTTTGATATTCTAAACATACTACTTAATTCATGGAGTACAACCTTTGCTAAAAAAACAAAATCAGAAATTGATGATAACATTGTTTCATTGTTGAATAAAGTTTCTAGG belongs to Candidatus Woesearchaeota archaeon B3_Woes and includes:
- a CDS encoding threonine--tRNA ligase, yielding MAKKEDITTLRHSTSHILAHAVKKLFPRTKLGIGPAIEGGFYYDFDVKKSFTPEDTKKIEYEMNKLIRQNLEFKKQIITKQKAKTLFKDEPYKLELIDELEGSKVTIYTQGDFTDLCKGPHVENSKVLKAFKLTKTSGAYWRGDSKNKMLQRVYGIVFHEKEELKKYIQQLQEAEKRDHRKIGQKLDLFSMHDEAPGMPFFHDKGTFIFNTLIDFMRNEMNRKGYEENRTPIILNKELWLKSGHWDHYKENMYFTKIDTTDYAVKPMNCPGNLLIYKTKVHSYRDLPLKAGEFGLVHRHELSGVLAGLFRVRAFTQDDAHVFCEENQLKDSIIELIELCDYTYKTFGFTYEVELSTRPEKAMGSKEIWDKAEKFLKQALNAKKIKYKINEGEGAFYGPKIDFHLKDCIGRKWQCGTIQVDFSMPEKFDLTYEGKDGKSHHPVMVHRAIYGSLERFLGILIEHYGGNFPLWLSPIQVRILTVADRFNSYADKVSKEMKDSGLRVEVDKRAESISKKVREAQLSKINYILVVGEKEVKDKTITVRTRDNVVHGAQKVDSFIKKLLEENNKKR